Proteins found in one archaeon genomic segment:
- a CDS encoding aldehyde dehydrogenase, translating to MQAKHAVRTYSNFIGGRWLESQGGTLSTSDPATGRTVSKAAQSTQDDAAQAVEEARKAFDSGVWSSKRPGDRAKAIREISELLRREVESLAVLLTLETGKPLADSRGELSNAANVLEYYASAARHIVGRVPRYTGSDVSLVVHEPVGVCGLIVPWNSPISLLSWKLGPALAAGCTVVIKPATYTSGVSMEFVKLLSSIEGIPAGVVNAVTGPGESVGSEIVRSPHVDKVSFTGSTETGKKIMEIASSNLKKVNLECGGKSADIVFDDANLEAALPSAVWSIFRSAGQSCNAGSRLLVQDTIYDSFMKEYRRAAEAIRVGNGMDPQTEMGPIISESQMKRVLSYIQSGQDDSARLTSGGSRIVEGDYAKGFFVQPTVFEGVERHMRIFQEEIFGPVVCVLPFRDEEDAISIANDTKFGLAGDIWSKSLVRTMKVSQGVRAGTLWVNRHLNPGPEVPFGGYKQSGVGRETGMEGLREFLQTKHISLQLTDSFERVRR from the coding sequence ATGCAGGCCAAACACGCGGTCCGCACCTACTCTAACTTCATCGGCGGCCGCTGGCTAGAGTCCCAGGGGGGGACCCTCTCCACCAGCGACCCGGCGACCGGCCGCACGGTCTCCAAGGCTGCCCAGTCGACGCAGGACGACGCGGCCCAGGCGGTCGAAGAGGCGAGGAAGGCCTTCGACTCTGGGGTCTGGAGTTCTAAGCGGCCCGGCGACAGGGCCAAGGCGATCAGAGAAATCTCGGAGCTCCTCAGGAGGGAGGTCGAATCGCTCGCGGTGCTCCTCACCCTTGAGACCGGCAAGCCTCTGGCAGACTCAAGGGGGGAGCTCTCCAACGCGGCCAATGTCCTCGAATACTACGCCTCCGCCGCGAGGCACATCGTCGGCAGGGTTCCAAGATACACGGGGTCAGACGTCAGCCTGGTCGTGCACGAACCCGTTGGTGTCTGCGGACTCATTGTCCCATGGAACTCTCCCATCTCCTTGCTCTCGTGGAAGCTGGGGCCTGCCCTTGCTGCCGGGTGCACGGTCGTGATCAAGCCCGCGACCTACACCTCCGGGGTCTCGATGGAATTTGTGAAGCTCCTCAGCTCGATAGAGGGCATACCCGCGGGCGTCGTCAACGCGGTAACGGGTCCAGGAGAGTCCGTCGGTTCCGAGATTGTGAGAAGCCCGCACGTCGACAAGGTCTCCTTCACCGGCTCCACTGAGACTGGAAAGAAGATCATGGAGATCGCCTCCTCGAACCTCAAGAAGGTCAACCTCGAGTGTGGCGGAAAGTCCGCCGATATCGTCTTCGACGACGCCAACCTCGAAGCTGCTTTGCCGAGCGCAGTCTGGTCCATCTTCAGGAGCGCCGGGCAGTCTTGCAATGCCGGCTCCCGACTCCTCGTCCAGGACACCATCTACGATTCGTTCATGAAGGAATACAGGCGGGCGGCCGAGGCGATCAGGGTCGGCAACGGGATGGATCCCCAGACCGAGATGGGACCAATCATCTCAGAGTCTCAGATGAAGCGCGTCCTCTCCTACATCCAGTCCGGGCAGGACGACAGCGCACGCCTGACCTCGGGTGGGAGCCGGATAGTCGAAGGCGACTACGCAAAGGGCTTCTTCGTCCAGCCCACGGTCTTCGAAGGTGTTGAAAGGCACATGCGCATCTTCCAGGAGGAGATCTTCGGCCCGGTCGTCTGCGTACTCCCCTTCAGGGACGAGGAAGACGCGATCTCAATCGCCAACGACACCAAGTTCGGCCTCGCCGGCGACATCTGGTCGAAGAGCCTGGTCAGGACAATGAAGGTCTCCCAAGGAGTCAGGGCTGGTACTCTGTGGGTCAACAGGCACCTTAACCCAGGCCCCGAGGTCCCCTTCGGGGGCTACAAGCAGAGCGGAGTAGGGAGGGAGACGGGCATGGAGGGCCTCAGGGAGTTCCTCCAGACCAAGCACATCAGCCTACAGCTTACGGATTCCTTCGAAAGGGTCCGCAGGTAA
- a CDS encoding saccharopine dehydrogenase NADP-binding domain-containing protein, with product MKAAVLGAGMMGSVVALDLSRSGGISEVVVADIDPSKLEAVKARSKGGSLSTRVLDLKDVGGVAKFLGAFDVAVSALPHGVVHSSDLAAVRAGAKMVNIAFEDEQMELGEAAQKSGALLVPGCGVAPGLGGILLARGLEELGGGDEGHIMVGGLPQKPVPPFGYRLVFSIVGLLREYIDEARVYREGKLVRVKPFDTVEPVEFPDPVGRLEAFCTDGLASLVYTMKGMRVLDEKTLRYPGHAERMNLFIESGFFSKEAVKFGGANLSPLEMSWSVLGKKLSEGDPRDLTVMRVEAKSGEKWMRYDMVDRYDESTGVTSMGKTTGYTASIVAQMVGSGKLEGRGVVPPETLVRGESVGHLLAELRRRGVQIETTRG from the coding sequence GTGAAGGCAGCCGTCTTAGGGGCCGGCATGATGGGCTCGGTCGTGGCTCTCGACCTGTCCCGCTCTGGGGGCATAAGTGAAGTCGTGGTCGCCGACATCGACCCTTCGAAGCTCGAAGCCGTGAAGGCCCGTTCTAAAGGAGGAAGCCTGTCGACCCGAGTGCTCGACTTGAAGGACGTGGGCGGGGTCGCGAAGTTCCTGGGGGCGTTCGACGTCGCGGTGTCTGCCCTGCCCCACGGTGTCGTGCACTCTTCTGACCTGGCCGCGGTCAGGGCGGGGGCGAAGATGGTCAACATAGCCTTCGAGGACGAGCAGATGGAGCTGGGCGAGGCGGCACAGAAGTCTGGGGCGCTCTTGGTGCCGGGTTGCGGGGTCGCGCCGGGACTCGGCGGGATCTTGCTGGCGCGGGGCCTCGAAGAGCTCGGTGGAGGCGATGAAGGGCACATCATGGTGGGAGGGCTGCCGCAGAAGCCGGTCCCCCCGTTCGGGTACCGTCTTGTCTTCTCAATCGTAGGCCTGCTGAGGGAGTACATCGACGAAGCGAGGGTCTACAGGGAGGGGAAGTTGGTCAGGGTCAAGCCCTTCGACACGGTTGAGCCGGTCGAGTTCCCCGACCCCGTCGGAAGGCTCGAGGCCTTCTGCACAGACGGCCTCGCGTCACTAGTTTACACCATGAAGGGGATGAGGGTTCTCGACGAGAAGACACTGAGGTATCCGGGGCACGCTGAGCGGATGAACCTGTTCATCGAGTCGGGGTTCTTCTCGAAGGAGGCGGTCAAGTTCGGAGGGGCGAACCTCTCCCCGCTAGAGATGTCGTGGAGCGTGCTGGGAAAGAAGCTCTCGGAGGGCGACCCGAGAGACTTGACGGTCATGAGAGTCGAGGCCAAGTCGGGTGAGAAGTGGATGAGGTACGACATGGTCGACAGGTATGACGAGTCGACTGGAGTGACTTCGATGGGCAAGACGACGGGCTACACTGCCTCGATCGTAGCCCAGATGGTCGGTTCGGGCAAGTTGGAAGGGAGAGGAGTCGTGCCGCCCGAGACCCTGGTAAGGGGAGAGAGCGTCGGGCATCTGTTGGCGGAGTTGAGGCGGAGGGGCGTGCAGATCGAGACCACCCGGGGCTGA
- a CDS encoding CBS domain-containing protein yields MGLRESLDDPISKYTSTSYTKVSVEDSVMTAAKVMMKAGSTEAIVVRDGSPAGVVTERDILYKVVAVGSDASVVDVEQVMSSPIQSIEESSKVGDAIAKMTKLGLRRLGVTREGMLVGLVTQKALVAGGLNKSVGLPELVSPTQISCPYCDAVMKDRAELSKHIDQVHLGLGLLEGNLSNW; encoded by the coding sequence GTGGGCCTCCGAGAGTCCCTCGACGATCCAATCTCAAAGTACACCTCCACATCCTACACGAAAGTGAGCGTTGAAGACTCGGTCATGACCGCTGCCAAGGTCATGATGAAGGCCGGAAGCACCGAGGCCATAGTGGTCCGCGACGGGTCCCCCGCCGGGGTCGTGACAGAGCGCGACATCCTCTACAAGGTCGTGGCAGTCGGCTCGGATGCCTCAGTCGTAGACGTTGAGCAAGTGATGAGCTCCCCCATCCAGTCCATCGAGGAGTCCTCCAAGGTCGGAGACGCGATAGCAAAGATGACCAAGCTGGGCCTGCGCAGGCTCGGCGTCACGAGAGAGGGCATGCTGGTCGGATTGGTCACTCAGAAGGCTCTCGTCGCCGGCGGCCTCAACAAGAGCGTCGGCCTCCCCGAGCTGGTCTCGCCCACCCAGATCTCCTGTCCATACTGCGACGCGGTCATGAAGGACCGGGCAGAACTCTCCAAACACATCGACCAGGTCCATCTGGGCCTCGGCCTCCTCGAAGGAAACCTGAGCAACTGGTAG
- a CDS encoding M20/M25/M40 family metallo-hydrolase, producing the protein MVDAKYQEYVKSNLNSFAKQIIALASQRSVSARKEGVEECAVLVEKMLSEIGATTKVLKQEGVAPLVYGEVKSTKSKKTVLFYNHYDVQPEEPLELWKSPPFKPEIRDGRIYGRGVSDDKGELVSRLKLVESYLKTSGEPPCNIKFCFEGEEETGSVHLEEYISKNSELFKADAVVWEFGTVDLQDRPKVILGVKGMIYLEFVLSSLSQDAHSSYAAALPSAPWRLVRMLNLLKDENERVLVPGWYDGVETLSEDEVGVLQKMPFEGEEFKKTYGAKEFVGKMTADVAKKALVQRPTGNIAGIWAGYTGPGSKTVLPKEIHAKMDFRLVPNQDPADLWKKMRKYIDDKGFSDVEMQLESMEPAARTSYKDPFAQAAIRAASKVYGKEPVVELSSPGTGPLYIFTRTYGMPSVDIGVSAEDSAIHAPNENLRLDLLHKGILWIAETVEQFAN; encoded by the coding sequence TTGGTAGACGCGAAGTATCAGGAGTATGTCAAGAGCAACCTGAACTCGTTCGCGAAGCAGATCATCGCCCTCGCATCTCAGAGGAGCGTCTCGGCGAGGAAGGAAGGAGTCGAGGAGTGCGCGGTCTTGGTCGAAAAGATGCTCAGTGAGATCGGAGCGACCACCAAGGTCCTGAAGCAGGAGGGGGTCGCACCTCTCGTTTACGGCGAAGTGAAGTCGACGAAATCCAAGAAGACGGTCTTGTTCTACAACCACTACGACGTCCAGCCAGAGGAGCCGCTCGAGCTCTGGAAGTCCCCTCCCTTCAAGCCTGAGATCAGGGACGGGAGGATATACGGGCGAGGAGTGTCGGACGACAAGGGAGAGCTCGTATCGAGGCTCAAGCTGGTCGAGTCGTATCTGAAGACGTCGGGAGAGCCTCCCTGCAACATCAAGTTCTGCTTCGAAGGCGAGGAGGAGACGGGCAGCGTGCACCTGGAGGAGTACATTTCGAAGAATAGCGAGCTCTTCAAGGCCGACGCGGTCGTGTGGGAGTTCGGGACCGTGGACCTCCAGGACCGCCCGAAGGTGATCCTCGGGGTCAAGGGGATGATCTACTTGGAGTTCGTGCTCAGCTCGCTCTCCCAGGACGCCCATAGCAGCTACGCCGCTGCGCTCCCCAGCGCCCCCTGGAGGCTGGTCAGGATGCTCAACCTGCTCAAGGACGAGAACGAGAGGGTCCTTGTGCCGGGCTGGTACGACGGGGTCGAGACCCTGTCTGAGGACGAGGTCGGGGTGCTGCAGAAGATGCCGTTCGAAGGTGAGGAGTTCAAGAAGACATACGGGGCCAAGGAATTCGTAGGGAAGATGACCGCGGACGTGGCCAAGAAAGCCCTCGTCCAGAGGCCGACCGGGAACATAGCCGGAATCTGGGCGGGGTACACAGGGCCAGGGTCCAAGACGGTCCTCCCCAAGGAGATACACGCCAAGATGGACTTCCGCCTGGTGCCGAACCAGGACCCGGCCGACCTGTGGAAGAAGATGAGGAAGTACATCGACGACAAGGGCTTCTCCGACGTCGAGATGCAGCTGGAGAGCATGGAGCCTGCGGCGAGGACTTCGTACAAGGACCCGTTCGCACAGGCCGCGATAAGGGCCGCGTCAAAGGTCTACGGCAAGGAGCCGGTGGTGGAGCTGAGCTCTCCCGGCACGGGCCCCCTCTATATCTTCACGAGGACCTATGGGATGCCTTCGGTGGACATCGGGGTCTCAGCTGAGGACAGCGCGATACATGCCCCCAACGAGAACTTGAGGCTGGACCTGCTCCACAAAGGGATCCTGTGGATCGCAGAGACGGTAGAACAGTTCGCGAATTAG
- a CDS encoding YHS domain-containing protein → MAKDPICGMFVDESKARFTSEHDGVKFYFCSPGCKNTFDKDPHRYAHHA, encoded by the coding sequence TTGGCAAAGGACCCTATATGTGGGATGTTCGTGGACGAATCCAAGGCGAGGTTCACCTCAGAGCACGACGGCGTCAAGTTCTACTTCTGTTCGCCTGGGTGTAAGAACACCTTCGACAAGGACCCGCACCGGTACGCGCACCACGCCTAG
- a CDS encoding heavy metal translocating P-type ATPase, which produces MAKDPICGMYVEEGPDALSSVQRGSTFYFCSDTCLQTFVAPGEELSLLKKLTILSFALGTPTLLLTWFQFLPLGSLNGLVLLALATPVQFVAGWMFYRGAWHAIRARAANMDTLTAIGTSAAWLYSAIVVLAPGLLPDGTYFDVSALIIGFILLGKVLENTMRGRASESVRRLLDLRPKTATVVSGATEKQVPVEEVVVGDLVRVKPGESIPTDGEIVDGSGSLDEKMLTGESMPVDKRQGEGVFGGTVNLTGLLTIRATKVGSDTALAQIVKLVEDAQAGQAPVQRLADRISAYFVPLVVFVAVASMAAWYFTGAGLLRGFTAFVAVLIIACPCALGLATPAALVVGTGKGASNGILIKGGETLERANGVDTVVFDKTGTLTLGRPELTDAEAVGDVTEEELLGLAASAESGSEHPIGRALIESAKAHKLRIERPTSFEAVPGKGVRATVGKARVSVGNRALLRDDGVEAGLAETSASELEGAGKTAMFVVINGKVAGILAVADTVKPDAAATVSALRRMGLRVMMVTGDNEKTARSIGSQVGIEEVLSGVLPGQKAETIAKLKQEGRVVAMVGDGINDAPALAKADLGIAIGSGTDVAIETAGIVLIKDSLSGVAGALKLSRATMRKIKQNLFWAFAYNAVLVPVAATGFLNPILAGVAMAFSSVSVVGNSLALNSVKLAVPDSGAGKQT; this is translated from the coding sequence ATGGCCAAAGACCCCATCTGCGGGATGTATGTCGAAGAGGGCCCCGACGCCCTCAGCTCCGTCCAGAGAGGGTCCACTTTCTACTTCTGCAGTGACACCTGCCTCCAGACCTTCGTCGCCCCGGGAGAGGAGCTCTCTCTCCTCAAGAAACTGACGATCCTCAGCTTCGCCCTCGGCACGCCCACGCTCCTGCTCACTTGGTTCCAATTTCTCCCCCTCGGCTCTCTGAACGGGCTGGTCCTCCTCGCCCTCGCCACTCCCGTCCAGTTCGTCGCGGGCTGGATGTTCTACCGCGGGGCTTGGCACGCGATAAGGGCCCGAGCCGCCAACATGGACACGCTCACCGCGATAGGCACGAGCGCGGCCTGGCTCTACAGCGCGATCGTCGTCCTTGCGCCGGGGCTACTGCCTGACGGGACGTACTTCGACGTTTCCGCGTTAATCATCGGGTTCATCTTACTGGGCAAGGTCCTCGAGAACACGATGAGGGGAAGGGCCTCAGAGTCGGTGAGGAGGCTCTTGGACCTCAGGCCCAAGACCGCCACCGTCGTATCGGGCGCCACGGAGAAGCAGGTGCCTGTCGAAGAGGTAGTCGTCGGCGACCTCGTGAGGGTGAAGCCTGGTGAAAGCATTCCTACCGACGGGGAGATCGTGGACGGCTCTGGGTCGCTCGATGAGAAGATGCTGACCGGCGAAAGTATGCCGGTGGACAAGAGGCAGGGGGAGGGGGTCTTCGGCGGGACCGTCAACCTCACCGGCTTGCTGACCATAAGGGCGACTAAGGTCGGGAGCGACACAGCCCTCGCTCAGATTGTGAAGCTGGTCGAGGACGCCCAGGCTGGCCAGGCTCCCGTCCAGCGACTGGCCGACCGGATATCGGCCTACTTCGTGCCTCTAGTGGTCTTCGTGGCTGTGGCCTCGATGGCGGCCTGGTACTTCACGGGCGCCGGCCTTCTTCGGGGATTCACCGCCTTCGTCGCCGTCCTGATCATCGCGTGTCCGTGCGCCCTCGGACTGGCCACACCGGCCGCGCTTGTCGTCGGGACCGGAAAGGGGGCTTCGAACGGAATCCTGATCAAGGGCGGAGAGACACTCGAGAGAGCGAACGGGGTCGACACTGTGGTCTTCGACAAGACCGGGACCCTCACGCTGGGGAGGCCCGAACTGACGGACGCAGAAGCGGTCGGCGACGTCACCGAGGAGGAGCTCCTCGGGCTCGCAGCTTCAGCCGAGTCGGGCTCGGAGCACCCCATAGGAAGGGCCCTCATTGAATCCGCGAAGGCACACAAGCTCAGGATAGAGAGGCCGACCTCATTCGAGGCAGTGCCCGGAAAGGGGGTCAGGGCGACGGTCGGCAAGGCCAGGGTCTCCGTGGGTAACAGGGCCCTCCTCCGGGACGACGGGGTCGAGGCGGGGCTTGCAGAGACGTCAGCCTCTGAACTTGAGGGGGCAGGGAAGACCGCCATGTTCGTAGTGATCAACGGGAAGGTCGCCGGCATTCTGGCCGTCGCGGACACCGTCAAGCCCGACGCTGCCGCCACTGTCTCGGCTCTGAGACGGATGGGTCTCAGGGTCATGATGGTCACGGGGGACAATGAGAAGACCGCCCGCTCCATAGGTTCCCAGGTTGGCATCGAGGAGGTCCTCTCGGGGGTCCTGCCTGGTCAGAAGGCGGAGACCATAGCCAAGCTCAAGCAGGAAGGGAGGGTCGTCGCAATGGTGGGCGACGGAATCAACGACGCACCGGCGCTCGCCAAGGCAGACCTGGGCATCGCAATAGGAAGCGGGACCGACGTCGCGATCGAGACAGCCGGCATCGTCCTGATCAAGGACTCCCTCAGCGGCGTTGCGGGGGCCCTGAAGCTCAGCAGGGCCACGATGCGCAAGATCAAGCAGAACCTGTTCTGGGCCTTCGCCTACAACGCCGTGCTGGTCCCGGTGGCCGCCACCGGGTTCCTGAACCCGATCCTGGCCGGCGTAGCGATGGCTTTCAGCTCGGTGAGCGTCGTCGGTAACTCCCTCGCCCTGAACTCGGTCAAGCTCGCCGTCCCCGACTCTGGCGCCGGCAAACAGACTTGA
- a CDS encoding NADP-dependent malic enzyme yields MPRRKRVGDPSKEALKLSKFYGAKVTSAPNVPVRSLSDFSIWYTPGVAAVSRAIASDPDLAFEYTGRWNTVAILTDGSRVLGLGKIGPVAALPVMEGKALIYNYLGGVNAVPLPVQTGSEEELIAFARALEPAVGGINLEDIESPKCFEVLDTLRGKMAVPVWHDDQQGTAGVVLAGLFNALELTDRKLRGSRIVLLGAGAANVAAVRLLTEAGADPHDIIVLDSKGILQLEREDVDQLSLRNRWKYDIALTTNGDRRTGGVDDALAGADVLVAAAGQGPHLVRRSDVSLMNKRAIAFFLANPVPEMLPSDAIAAGVEIVATGRSDFPNQVNNSLLFPAIFRGALDVRARTITDAMVIAAANELAAFARRRGIDSTHILPTMVEWEVYPRVAATVGQAAVKGGQARKKLTWKESLRSATDTIDRARQTMAVLRRSGVIREPPA; encoded by the coding sequence ATGCCCAGGCGGAAGCGAGTGGGAGACCCCTCCAAAGAGGCCCTGAAGCTCTCCAAGTTCTACGGGGCAAAGGTCACCTCTGCTCCAAACGTCCCCGTGCGGTCGCTGAGCGACTTCTCGATCTGGTACACCCCTGGGGTCGCCGCCGTCTCTCGGGCCATCGCCTCGGACCCCGACCTCGCCTTCGAGTACACGGGCCGCTGGAACACTGTCGCAATCCTCACCGACGGAAGCCGGGTCCTGGGGCTGGGGAAGATCGGGCCGGTGGCCGCACTCCCGGTCATGGAAGGGAAGGCCCTGATCTACAACTACCTCGGGGGCGTCAACGCAGTCCCCCTTCCTGTCCAGACTGGCTCGGAGGAGGAGCTCATCGCGTTCGCCAGGGCCCTCGAGCCTGCGGTGGGAGGCATCAACCTCGAGGACATCGAGTCTCCGAAGTGTTTCGAAGTCCTGGACACGCTGAGGGGGAAGATGGCCGTCCCCGTATGGCACGACGACCAGCAGGGAACAGCGGGGGTCGTGCTGGCTGGCCTCTTCAACGCCCTCGAGCTAACGGACAGGAAGCTGAGGGGGTCAAGGATAGTCCTTCTTGGAGCGGGTGCGGCGAACGTTGCTGCGGTCAGGCTCCTCACCGAGGCCGGGGCCGACCCTCACGACATCATCGTCCTCGACTCCAAGGGCATCCTACAGTTAGAGAGGGAGGACGTCGACCAGCTTTCTCTGCGGAACCGATGGAAGTACGACATAGCCCTGACCACCAACGGCGACCGCAGGACCGGCGGGGTCGACGACGCGCTGGCAGGCGCTGACGTCCTCGTGGCCGCCGCGGGGCAGGGACCTCATCTCGTCCGCCGCTCCGACGTCTCGCTCATGAACAAACGGGCGATCGCTTTCTTCCTGGCCAACCCTGTCCCGGAGATGCTCCCCTCAGACGCCATCGCAGCTGGCGTCGAGATAGTCGCGACGGGGCGCTCGGACTTTCCCAACCAGGTCAACAACAGCCTCCTCTTCCCTGCCATCTTCCGCGGGGCCCTCGATGTCAGGGCGAGGACGATCACGGACGCGATGGTCATCGCAGCCGCCAACGAGCTCGCCGCCTTCGCCAGGAGACGCGGAATCGACTCGACGCACATCCTCCCTACGATGGTCGAATGGGAAGTCTATCCTCGGGTTGCTGCTACCGTTGGCCAAGCAGCGGTCAAAGGCGGTCAGGCCAGGAAGAAACTGACCTGGAAGGAGTCGCTGCGGAGCGCGACCGACACGATAGACCGCGCCCGGCAGACGATGGCGGTACTCAGAAGGAGCGGAGTCATACGTGAGCCCCCTGCGTAA
- a CDS encoding GNAT family N-acetyltransferase, translating to MKVRRARRSDVPAVAELIVRTKRLNNEFDPLFALVPDAKARARKYATSSLTSPQDLLLVATDGEKVVGVIRAELRERIFYKPHREGLITDFYILPEFRRKALGAEMLQAASRALKKMGAEIIVGEVPSRNEIAMKFYAKRGFRPLVQLFGTSPQ from the coding sequence ATGAAGGTCAGGCGCGCCAGGAGGTCGGACGTCCCGGCTGTCGCAGAGCTGATCGTCAGGACCAAGCGGCTCAACAACGAGTTCGACCCACTCTTCGCCCTAGTCCCAGACGCCAAGGCAAGAGCGCGGAAGTACGCTACCTCGTCACTCACCTCGCCCCAGGACCTCCTGCTTGTCGCCACCGACGGAGAGAAGGTCGTCGGGGTCATCAGGGCCGAACTCAGGGAGCGGATCTTCTACAAGCCCCACAGAGAGGGCCTGATCACCGACTTCTACATCCTCCCAGAGTTCAGACGGAAGGCCCTCGGGGCAGAGATGCTCCAGGCGGCTTCCAGGGCCCTGAAGAAGATGGGCGCAGAGATCATAGTCGGAGAGGTCCCATCCCGGAACGAGATAGCGATGAAATTCTACGCCAAGCGCGGCTTCCGGCCGCTCGTCCAGCTCTTCGGGACCAGCCCTCAGTAG
- a CDS encoding peroxiredoxin, which yields MEEQKGLSEGDLAPDISLPSTSGEAVRLSALRGKEVVLYFYPEDDTPGCVREACAFRDNLPKFEGLDAVILGVSKDSLESHKKFTDKYSLNFTLLSDVDLVAHKLYDTWRLKNNYGKTYWGTERSTFVIGADGRIKKIFRRVKVDGHEAEVLQAISA from the coding sequence ATGGAGGAACAGAAGGGGCTCTCGGAAGGGGACTTGGCGCCGGACATCTCGCTTCCAAGCACGTCGGGCGAAGCGGTCAGGCTGAGCGCCCTGAGAGGTAAGGAAGTGGTCCTCTACTTCTACCCCGAGGACGACACGCCGGGGTGCGTCAGGGAGGCGTGCGCCTTCAGGGACAACCTTCCGAAGTTCGAGGGGCTGGACGCGGTCATCCTTGGGGTGAGCAAGGACTCGCTCGAGTCTCACAAGAAGTTCACCGACAAGTACTCTCTCAACTTCACGCTCCTGAGCGACGTCGACCTGGTCGCGCACAAGCTCTATGACACCTGGAGGCTCAAGAACAACTACGGGAAGACCTACTGGGGCACAGAGAGGTCCACGTTCGTGATCGGTGCGGACGGAAGGATCAAGAAGATCTTCAGGCGCGTCAAGGTAGACGGACACGAGGCGGAGGTCCTGCAAGCAATCTCAGCGTAG
- a CDS encoding amidohydrolase, producing MPFDCHVHPWTLEFMKKNGPIMKACDFFKVDTAKLPRTTGQLLEEMEAAGVEKAIILGQDTHATQNKNFKNYTIRNDELSALARKSGEKLVAFAGVDPNAGRDAVRELRRAFKDLAMRGLKIHSSANSVYPNDERLMFPIYDLCQEVGAPILFHTGTTGLGDCEIKYSKPEFLDEVCQRFPDLRVVMAHMGWPWADVAIAIALRNPNVFIDVSGWKPRYIPSGVLPYLNGILKDRFMFGTDYPMLRQKEWMEDFDANLRPRLKPGVSDLLLQRNAERLLAR from the coding sequence GTGCCCTTCGACTGCCACGTCCATCCTTGGACCCTGGAATTCATGAAGAAGAACGGCCCGATCATGAAGGCATGCGACTTCTTCAAAGTCGACACGGCCAAGCTCCCCAGAACCACCGGGCAGCTGCTCGAGGAGATGGAGGCAGCCGGCGTCGAGAAAGCCATAATCCTCGGACAGGACACCCACGCGACCCAGAACAAGAACTTCAAGAACTACACTATCCGCAACGACGAGCTCTCGGCTCTCGCGAGGAAGTCGGGCGAGAAGCTCGTCGCATTCGCTGGGGTCGACCCTAACGCGGGCAGGGACGCTGTAAGAGAGCTCCGCCGGGCCTTCAAGGACCTCGCTATGAGGGGACTGAAGATCCACAGCAGCGCCAACTCTGTGTATCCAAACGATGAAAGGCTGATGTTCCCGATCTACGACCTCTGCCAGGAAGTAGGGGCCCCGATCCTCTTCCACACCGGGACCACGGGCCTTGGGGACTGCGAGATCAAGTATAGCAAGCCCGAGTTCCTCGACGAGGTCTGCCAGCGCTTCCCTGACCTGAGGGTCGTGATGGCCCACATGGGCTGGCCCTGGGCCGACGTTGCCATAGCCATCGCGCTGAGGAACCCCAACGTCTTCATCGACGTATCTGGGTGGAAGCCGAGGTACATCCCCTCCGGGGTCCTTCCCTACCTGAACGGGATTCTGAAGGACCGCTTCATGTTCGGCACCGACTACCCAATGCTGAGACAGAAGGAGTGGATGGAGGACTTCGACGCCAACCTGCGTCCTAGACTCAAGCCCGGGGTCTCGGATCTTCTGCTCCAGCGCAACGCGGAGAGGCTCCTTGCCCGCTAG
- a CDS encoding DUF2203 domain-containing protein, whose amino-acid sequence MAASHKTSFDFKDKHLFTPQEASKLLSDIKPKVKELIERKKVLSTLHQEMERYNLLGFKTAEVAEKAALLDALVEGMTQKLAELEDLGVIVKDLDFGLVDFPAERYGENVLLCWRYGESLVSYWHKPTEGYNGRRSLKIQLIQP is encoded by the coding sequence ATAGCGGCGAGTCACAAAACGTCGTTCGACTTCAAGGACAAGCACCTCTTCACCCCGCAGGAAGCGTCCAAGCTCCTCTCCGACATCAAGCCGAAGGTCAAGGAACTGATCGAGCGGAAGAAGGTCCTGAGCACGCTGCACCAGGAGATGGAGAGGTACAACCTACTTGGGTTCAAGACCGCCGAGGTCGCCGAGAAGGCGGCCCTGCTTGACGCGCTCGTCGAAGGCATGACCCAGAAGCTCGCGGAGCTCGAAGACCTGGGGGTCATAGTGAAGGACCTCGACTTTGGGCTCGTGGACTTCCCGGCTGAGAGGTACGGCGAGAACGTCCTGCTCTGCTGGAGGTACGGGGAGTCGTTGGTCTCATACTGGCACAAGCCCACTGAGGGGTACAACGGCCGTAGGTCCCTGAAGATCCAGCTCATTCAGCCCTAG